A stretch of the Coregonus clupeaformis isolate EN_2021a unplaced genomic scaffold, ASM2061545v1 scaf0483, whole genome shotgun sequence genome encodes the following:
- the LOC123484882 gene encoding putative nuclease HARBI1 isoform X1 — protein sequence MANRGGRRDVLQTLDDRELLRRYRLDRAGIMFVVDLLRDAITSPTRRHNAITPEKKVITTLRYLATGKMQQCSSDDLGLSQSSVSRVITQTLTALSQPNIVTQFVSFPLDARTLHTHKRAFMDIAGFPGVVGVIDGTHVRIIAPSEDEAVFVNRKNFHSINVQIVFNAAWKILDIVAKWPGSTHDARMLSESGIRQLFERRYVPANCHLLGDSGYPCKPWLLTPYLQPRQGPQLNYNRAHKTTRAVVERGIGQLKRRFHVLHGEVRLRPEKVSKVIIACAILHNICKVRQIAEPLEDGDEDEDGDNDEDGGEEDIHIPQGNLAQSGLPYRANFTNLHFRQAVAPCHLRTCDGIKNYHSFTAHHLQLLNARHRTQSLNGLFFRCSILRR from the exons ATGGCCaacagaggaggcaggagagatgtcCTGCAAACACTGGATGACAGGGAATTATTGAGACGCTACAGATTGGATCGTGCAGGAATCATGTTTGTGGTGGATCTCCTTAGAGATGCAATTACTTCACCAACTCGACGCCACAACGCTATTACACCGGAAAAGAAAGTAATCACAACCCTGAGGTATTTGGCAACAGGGAAAATGCAACAATGCAGCAGTGATGACTTGGGTCTGTCCCAATCCTCCGTCAGCAGAGTCATCACCCAAACACTGACAGCTTTGTCACAACCTAATATTGTGACACAATTTGTTTCATTCCCGCTGGATGCCcgcactttacacacacataaaagggCATTTATGGACATTGCAGGATTCCCTGGCGTTGTGGGTGTAATTGATGGAACACATGTGAGAATAATTGCGCCATCAGAGGACGAGGCTGTCTTTGTTAACAGGAAGAATTTCCACAGCATCAATGTGCAAATAGTGTTCAATGCGGCCTGGAAGATTTTGGACATTGTGGCTAAATGGCCAGGCTCCACACATGATGCGAGAATGCTCTCCGAGAGTGGCATCAGACAGCTTTTTGAGAGACGCTATGTGCCAGCTAATTGCCACTTGTTAGGGGACAGTGGCTACCCATGCAAACCATGGCTCCTTACACCTTACCTCCAGCCACGCCAAGGGCCCCAACTAAACTATAACAG GGCCCACAAGACAACAAGAGCGGTGGTGGAGCGTGGCATAGGCCAGCTTAAGAGGCGCTTTCATGTTCTCCACGGAGAGGTGCGGCTGAGGCCTGAAAAAGTCAGCAAAGTCATCATAGCCTGTGCAATATTACACAATATTTGCAAGGTTAGACAGATTGCAGAACCTCTGGAGGATggcgatgaggatgaggatggagaCAACGATGAGGATGGTGGTGAAGAAGATATTCACATTCCACAGGGGAACCTAGCCCAGAGTGGACTGCCTTACAGGGCAAACTTCACAAATTTACATTTCAGGCAAGCTGTAGCCCCATGTCATTTGAGAACTTGTGATGGTATTAAGAACTACCACAGTTTTACTGCACATCACCTGCAACTGTTAAATGCAAGACACAGAACACAATCTCTAAATGGTTTATTTTTTAGGTGTTCAATTTTAAGGCGGTAG
- the LOC123484882 gene encoding putative nuclease HARBI1 isoform X2 yields MANRGGRRDVLQTLDDRELLRRYRLDRAGIMFVVDLLRDAITSPTRRHNAITPEKKVITTLRYLATGKMQQCSSDDLGLSQSSVSRVITQTLTALSQPNIVTQFVSFPLDARTLHTHKRAFMDIAGFPGVVGVIDGTHVRIIAPSEDEAVFVNRKNFHSINVQIVFNAAWKILDIVAKWPGSTHDARMLSESGIRQLFERRYVPANCHLLGDSGYPCKPWLLTPYLQPRQGPQLNYNRAHKTTRAVVERGIGQLKRRFHVLHGEVRLRPEKVSKVIIACAILHNICKVRQIAEPLEDGDEDEDGDNDEDGGEEDIHIPQGNLAQSGLPYRANFTNLHFRDADGAGAADGNGV; encoded by the exons ATGGCCaacagaggaggcaggagagatgtcCTGCAAACACTGGATGACAGGGAATTATTGAGACGCTACAGATTGGATCGTGCAGGAATCATGTTTGTGGTGGATCTCCTTAGAGATGCAATTACTTCACCAACTCGACGCCACAACGCTATTACACCGGAAAAGAAAGTAATCACAACCCTGAGGTATTTGGCAACAGGGAAAATGCAACAATGCAGCAGTGATGACTTGGGTCTGTCCCAATCCTCCGTCAGCAGAGTCATCACCCAAACACTGACAGCTTTGTCACAACCTAATATTGTGACACAATTTGTTTCATTCCCGCTGGATGCCcgcactttacacacacataaaagggCATTTATGGACATTGCAGGATTCCCTGGCGTTGTGGGTGTAATTGATGGAACACATGTGAGAATAATTGCGCCATCAGAGGACGAGGCTGTCTTTGTTAACAGGAAGAATTTCCACAGCATCAATGTGCAAATAGTGTTCAATGCGGCCTGGAAGATTTTGGACATTGTGGCTAAATGGCCAGGCTCCACACATGATGCGAGAATGCTCTCCGAGAGTGGCATCAGACAGCTTTTTGAGAGACGCTATGTGCCAGCTAATTGCCACTTGTTAGGGGACAGTGGCTACCCATGCAAACCATGGCTCCTTACACCTTACCTCCAGCCACGCCAAGGGCCCCAACTAAACTATAACAG GGCCCACAAGACAACAAGAGCGGTGGTGGAGCGTGGCATAGGCCAGCTTAAGAGGCGCTTTCATGTTCTCCACGGAGAGGTGCGGCTGAGGCCTGAAAAAGTCAGCAAAGTCATCATAGCCTGTGCAATATTACACAATATTTGCAAGGTTAGACAGATTGCAGAACCTCTGGAGGATggcgatgaggatgaggatggagaCAACGATGAGGATGGTGGTGAAGAAGATATTCACATTCCACAGGGGAACCTAGCCCAGAGTGGACTGCCTTACAGGGCAAACTTCACAAATTTACATTTCAG GGATGCTGACGGAGCAGGTGCTGCGGATGGGAATGGTGTTTGA